TGCCTAGCTATTTGACGTTTGTCATCGGCAGCTCGTCGCGTTCGCTATTGACGCTCCGCAGTATCCGGCTGCTACGTGTCTTCCGCGTATTGAAACTGTGGCGGATGATGAACGAGGCCGACGAGCTTTCGTATGCAATTTGGAGTGCTCGCAACAAGATCGTTGTCTTTTTGGCAGTCGTACTCGTCGCTGTGACGATCAGCGGGGCTCTGATGTATCACGTCGAAACACTGCTGTTTAACGTGGACGAAGTCACGCATGTCAATCCCGACAGCCACTTTACCTCGATCCCGCAATCGATGTATTGGGCTATTGTGACCATGACCACCGTCGGCTACGGCGACGTCGTGCCGAAAACGTCGATCGGTAAAATCATCTCCGCAGTCCTAATCCTGCTGGGTTACAGTTTGATCATTGTGCCCAGCGGTTTTGTGAGCGCGGAATTGGTGGGGCTGAGGTCAGAGGAAAACCAGAATCGCGAACAGCACCCCTGTTCGGTTTGCGAGGTCACCAGCCACTTGAAAGACGCCAAGTACTGCTATCGCTGCGGCAATCTGCTGCAATAATCCAGCACCAAAATCACGCCAAACCGCCCATCCCTCGTACTTGAGCTCGCTAAAGCTCCCCACCCCCGTAGTGGAGCTTGCTAAAGCTCGCTGCCCACGCAATTGCGTTTGCTAAAACCCCCTGCCACACCGGGATCTTTAGCAAGATCCACTACGGCGGGAGCGTGAAAGCTATCGCTATCGCGGTTTCTGCGGGTTTGCCGAGTCCGTTGTCGCAGCCACCTGCAACACGGCTCCGGCGTCATAGCGATCGGCCACATGCAATCGCAAGTCACGAGCGATCATTTTGCGGTGCGTTTGCAACACCAAGTCGGGACGATTGTTGTGCTCGGATAAGTGCCCCAGACACGCCCACTGCAACCGTGAACTCGCTTTACGGCTTAACAAGTCGGCAGACTCTTCGTTGGACAAATGGCCTCGCGATCCGCGAATCCGGTTCTTTAGCGGTTCAGGATAAGGCCCATTGTGCAGCATCGCGGGATCATAGTTGCTTTCCAAGATCACGGCATCGAGTGTCCCGACGACATCATCCAAATCACCATCGACATGCCCGATGTCAGTCAAAATCCCCAGCCGGCTCGATCCATCATCGACAACAAAGGCAACGCTGTCGCACGCGTCATGCGGCGTGCATAGCGTTTCGACACGAACACGGCCAAACGCCAGCGTGCTGCCCGAGTCAAAGTGGTGGATTTCGTCAACGCGGCCGATCTTCGCCTTCTTTTGCGTCGCCTTCAGCGTCGGCGTCGAGACATGAATCGGCAGTCCAAATTTACGCTGAAACACGCCCATGCAGCGAATGTGATCGCTGTGTTCGTGAGAGATGATCAACGCGTCGATGTCGCGAATGTCTTTGCCATGAGCGGCGAGCCGTTTTTCGGCCTGCGTCCCACTAATGCCGGCATCAAAGAGCAATTGGACTCCGTCGGCTTTGACGTAGACGCAATTTCCGTTGCTTCCCGATTGCAATGTGATGACTTCCATGCCGGCATTCTAACGTGGCAGAGTCCGAGTTCCAGTCCCCCCGATGTTTTGCAACTCGCTGCCGCACTTTTTCCTATAAAGATTTATCCGTGCGCCCCCCGTAGCGGAAGCCGTCAACGGCTTGTTGTTTTAGTCGTACGATGGACTTCCTAGTCCGTCGAATCCACCATTGACGGACTAGGAAGTCCATCCTTCACCCCTTGCCGCAGGAACCTTCACTAAATCAACAAGCCGTCAAGACTTTCGTTGGGATTTTGCTTGAGAGAAGACTGACGTTTCTAGAATCTCCCGTGGCCGGTCGCCTGTGGACGGCGACCTGGGTGTTGCTTCCGCTGCCTCTGCTGTTTCATCGGCCGTTTCTGGAAGGTTGTGTATGGCCGATCATCGGGATTTAGGTCGTCGTGTTAAACTAGCCACGCGGCGATGACCTTGGCTTGACAATGACGCCCGGTCTTCTTGTGTAGTCCGCCAGTGAAGTTGGCCGGCGTGCATTTGCAAAAGGGAATCGCCGAGGTTTGGCAGCGGTAATCGGGGGCTGATACAATAAACATGTGGCCTTGCCAAACTCACGTCTCAGGGCTGACACGCCACACGGCATCCACACCGGCACATCAACTCTCTTCTCTTTGGATTGGCTTCGATGACTGATCACGAAAATCCTGAAGTTCTGACCAGCGTTGCGGATGACGTCGAAGCAGCGGTGATCATTGCGGCGCTGGAATCTCAGAACATCAAAGCGACCGCGACCGGCGGCTTCACCGCGGGCTTTCGCACCGAGACTCCGGGCCATGTCGATGTCCTGGTCCGGCACGAAGATTTGAAAAAGGCTCGTGCGGTCCTTTCCGAAATCGAACATCGACCAGTCGATTGGTCCAAGGTCGATGTCGGCGACCCCGTCGACGAGTAACCGAGCACTTTGACGTTGAAGGGCTCATAAATTCGACGGGCACGTTGATTTCAACGACGCGTTAACTTGAAGAACGCGTTGATTTAACGGGCACATTGATCCAGTTACAAACGCGCGTACGCCGCGCGGATCTCGGCTTCGCCGTACTCACGCTCGAGTCGACGGATCGTGAAATGAGCACGTGCGAGGTCTTGGTAATGGTCGATGAAATAACTGTTGATCAACGCACCGCCGACCGCACCGATCACCGGGATCGCTTGGGCGGCAATTTTTTCACTGACCACGACGCCAAACCGTTTGGCAATCATCCCCATCAATTTCACGAGCGGCGGAGCGGCGGTGTCCGCGACACCAAACTTCAGCACGTACTTCGACGCGTCGGCCACCTGTTTTGACATCGCCGCGCGAACGGCAAAGTAGCCTACCTCGGTTTTATCGTCGACATCCGATTCGCCGCCGTCGATGGCGAACACCTCCAAGCATGCCAACCGCGTACGCACGTCGGTCAAATCTTCACCCTGGCTTCGTGCGATGTCCGCGATGCTCCGCAAAATCAAGACCGTCGAAACCGGCAATTCAATCGCTACGGTGGCCATCCCAAACGCGCCACCGGCAGCCCCGGAGATTCCCGCTAACAATTTGTGCGTTAGCAGCTTCGGTTTGCCATCCTTGGTGTCATGACCAAGCGTTCGCAACGCGACATCCAACGCCGCGGCAAGCGATTTGTCGATCGCTGCGTGGATCGTGTCCTCTGCGACGCTGGGCAACATTTTCATCGATGCGGTGATCGGGGTTCCCACCAATTCGGTCAAGCGATCGGCAAGTCCGTGATGCTCAAGCGTCTGTTTGGCTTCCCGCAATTCGGCAATCACATCGGCCGGTAGCGGACGGTCGTCGTCGCTATGAGTTCGTATCATCAGATTCGCCTTGTGTGTTAATCCCGCAAACGTTGAACAAATGTCGGTTTAATATGCAGCATCCCGCTTGCCGTGGCTAGCTGGATCGTGCCGCGGCGACGACAGCGGCGTAAGTCGTTACCAAGCAATGACTTGAGAAACCACCAACCGGCACGATCCCTGCTCGTTTCGAAACCATGTCAGCACAACTTGGCCATCCCGTGCGAACGTTTCACGCTGCGGGATTCAATCCCTGCCGTCGCACCGCGGAATCCGTTAAGATGCGGCACGAAACGTGGGACTTGTGCGTCATGTCCCCCAATCCTGCCTGATCACAATCGTACCCCGCTAATTCGTACCGCCTGACCAAGCCTTATGACCTCCCCTGAAATCTTTAGCCGTCTCGACGAACAACGCTCTAACCCCGGCGAAATGATTGAGCAAATGGTTGCCTACTTTCGCGAAAAGCGGCAGCCGATGGAGTTGTTCGAAGCGCTGAAGATGCAAGTTCGCCACCGATTGGGGTTGCCGGTTCTGAGCAGCGAGACGGAAAAGTCGAACCCCGAAGCGGTCGAGCGACAATTGGAATCGGGACTGCTCGACGCGTGCCGCGAAGCTGGCGTGATGTTGATCGAAGATGGTCGAATTGCCGAGGGATGGATGTACTTGCGTCCTACCGGCGACATGGAATTGGCTCGCAAATTGACCGCGAAGATTCCGGTGACCGACGACAACTACGACGCCATGATCCAAGTGCTGCTGCACGAGGGAGTGGACATCGCACGAGGCTATCAGGCGGTGATTGATCATCAAGGCACCTGCAACAGCATCACGCTATTCGAACAAGCACTGCAACAGCGGAGCAAGGCCGACCGCCGCGCCGCAGCCGCCTGTTTGCTAAATCATCTGTATCACGAATTGGTCGTCTTGGTACGCGGCGACATCGCACGACGCGAAGCCCCCGCAGATGAGTCCGAATCACTTTTCGAGATGATCGAAAAACGAAAGTGGATTTTAAACGAAGGCGGCTATCATCTGGACACGACCCATTTGGCATCAACCGTTCGTATCGCCGCGGTGCTGACTGAACCGAGTCAATTGCGTAAGGCATGGGAATTGGCTCAGTATGGCCGCCGTTTGGATCACCAATTCCAATACCCCGGCGAAGAACCGTTTGTCGATTTTTACCCCGCCTACTCGGCCTATTACCAGGTCCTGCTCGGCGAGAACGTCGAAGCGGGATTGAAGGTGTTTGAGCGAAAAGCCAAAAGCGTCGACCCGACTCAACACGGCACCGCTGCGATCGAAACGTACGTGGAACTGCTGGATCGACTGGGACGCCACGGCGAAGCGATCGAGGCCGCCGTCAGCTTGGTTCCCGACGCAGTCCCGTCGCAGCGTATCGTGCCGCTACTACTAGAGATTGCCGGCCGCAGCGACGACAAATCGGTCTACACTCCGATTCTCGATTACTGCCGAAAACACAACGACGTGATCGGTTATGCCGCCGTCTCGCACGTCGCCGCGTCATGATTCAAGTGGCCGCATCGCGAGCACCATCACAACCTAACGCGTGATTTCTAAAATCGGCGCTAGGGTCGTTTTTCCCGGCAAATCACAACCCGACGCGTCAGCAAGGGACCCAATCAAGATAAAGATTTCGCTCGCTGACTCGTTTAGAAGTTGCGTGTTTAGACGCTCTTCGGGCCAAAGGCCCGGCCATTTGCTTACCGCCCTCATTAAGTCCCGGTAAACGTCTGGACCGTTGGCCCTACAATTCATTGGTTTTCTTGGTCCCAGCCCGTTGGACTGAGCTAGGTAAACGTCCGGGGCTTTGCCCCTAAATACAAACGCGCAACTTCAAAACAGACGCGTCGGGTTGTGATTTTTGCGAACCGGACGCTTGATTACGCGTGGCGGATCACCCGATCATCAAAATCCACTACGGACGGAGTGGGTCAACCGTGATTGATTTGACATCCCCGCGATTTAAAAACCGTGTTCAGCAAACCCGATATCTACAAATACATCCCAATGAATCCGCCATCGGATTCATTTTGTTCTTGGATCGCTTTGATCCGCTCTTCGGTCTTCTTGAGGTCGCCCGCTGCGATGTAACGATCAAATTCGACCATCAATGCCTGTTGCACACTTTCAGCGAAACTGGTGACCATCGGTTCGGTTAACCATTCACAGGTTTCGCGTTTTAGCTCGGTGCTGATCTCCAGTGCCTTCGTTTTCATGTCTTGCTCGCCGGTCATCACCGTGCCTTCAAAGGAAAACTCGAGCATCCCAATCAGCGGATCGTTGGTCAGATGGTAACGACAGACCCCACGATGCAAGTAATACGTGTTGTGGGATCCGTGTCGCTGCAGCGCGTCCTTGACTCGCAATACGAATTGCTCGTAGACCGGCGACGCATCCAAGGGCGCATCGATCCTTGCGACGGTGCGAAGCGGCAAACAATCGAATTCAATTTCAACCCATTTTCCAAACATGGCAATTTCCTAATTAACACTTTGCGAAACACTCGATCGTCGCGGACACCGCCACCAACAATGCGATTTCTGAAGCGGCGTGAGCACTACCCAAAATCGATGGCCTCGACCTAACGCCTCATCAAACAACTCCGTTGCGTTCGGCACATTGCCGCTTCGGCGATTCCCACTGCGCTCTCTACGACGGTCCGGTCGCGGTTCTAATCGCAACGATAGCGGATCGAGCCGGCCACGACAATTCAGATGCCACGTGACAGCTGGCCGGGGGGAATGTCACGACATCACGCTTCGTGTCGATCACAGCGGCTGAGCGTGATAAAGATCAACCGCTCAAGAAATGCGGCATTCAGATCATTTTTCGAAGCAAAATTATCCGCACCGGCTTCGATGCATTCGCGTCCCACCTGCACATCTTCTTGCCCCGTCAAAACGACAATCGGAACGTCCGGCGCCGCAGCTCGGAATTGCCGAACCGTTTCGACCCCGCTGCTATCGGGCAGCTGTAGATCCAACAGCACCAAATCCAATGATTCGTGCAACTGTCGCTCGCGGATGGCGTGCTCGAGCGTGAATGCCTTATGCACAACAATCGACTTGTTCATTCGACGCAGCATTTCCACCGTCAAAAATAAATCGTCTTGATTGTCCTCAACCACCAAAACTTGGACGGCGTGGTTCGCCAACGCGGTAGCATCGGACGGCCGCAGCAATTCGAGCGCCGCAATCACGTCGGACATCGATTGATACCGATCTTCGGGGCGATAAGCGACAACCCGGTCAAAAATCGCCGGCAACGAATCAGGCAGATCCTCGGTCGGCAACGGGTCGAACGATTTGTCGACCAATAAACTTGTCAATTTCTCGTTCGCGGATTCTCCCAGCACTCGCGATCGTCCGGTCAACAAATAGAACCACGTTGCACCGAGACTATAGATATCCGACAGCGGTGTGGCCGACGACAGCGACCGTGCCTGTTCGGGGGCCATAAAATCGAGCGTTCCCGCGACCATGTCGATCCCGGTGCGGAAATCTTGAGCCTTCTTTAGGTCGCGATCCGCCGTCAATACCGCCAGCCCTAGGTCGGTTACCTTGATTCGCTGGTCACCGTCACGCACCAAATTCCCTGGTTTCACGTCGCGATGCACGAGTCCTCGTTGATGGGCGTGTTCTAACGCCCGAGCCGCTTGCAAAATCACGTCGACCGAGTCCTGCCATCGAAGCGGTCCGTTTAAACGCACGAAAACGCTTAAATCAGGCCCAGAGAGTTGTTCCATCACGATGTACAACATCCCATCATGCTCGCCGACTTCGTACGCGACCACGATATTGGGATGAGCAAGTTTGCCGACCAATTCCATCTCGCGACGAAAACGCTCGCTGAGGTGAATGTCGCGAAGGACTTTGACCGCGACAAAGTCACCTCCGGCGACAGGCGTCGCTCGATAGACCTGCCCCGCGCCGCCTTCGCTTAACAACCCATCAATGATGTATTCGCCGATAGCCGCTCCTCGAGGCAGCCCGTTGATCGACCAATCCATTTGCGATTCCTGGGCCATCGCATCCGCGATTTCCTTTTCAACCAACGCCAACTGCGAACGCGAAAATCGTTCGCTGCAACGTAGTCGCTCGAGCACGATACGTTCCAACAGCGACTTAGAGATCACCTTGGTCAACGAGGGGTCTTCGGCAGCATGCGGTGCAGAAGCCGGGGTCGGCGTCGACGCGGCAGCCTTGTCACCATTACTCGATGGTGCAGCCACCGAGCGTTCATAATCCACCTTGGACGACCCGATTTTGACCGCCACGTTTCGGTAGGGACGATCCGCATGCTTTGGATCCCGCGGCCCATTCCCGCTGTCTTGCCTCTCCGCTGGCAGAGCTGAATCCCAGCTGCGAAACAACCCCAACACGACCACGCAGCCAAGTGCCAAATACGAAGGGCCGGATAACCGCGGGTCGAAACCTCGCATCACCAACGAGGATCCAATCGCCAGCAGCGCGATCGACATGGCGGCCCAAAACACCAGCTTCGATCGTCTCGATGCAATCGCCACCGTCAACACGATCGGGGCGTAAAATCCGAATGGATAGACGTCCAGCAACTCAATCGTTGAAAACCCAACGCCAAGCAATAGGATGCAAACGTCTAAGGATACCGAGTCTCTCTTAGTCATTCGCAACAAGGAGCCTTCCTACTCCATCCGCTGAGGAACAAACGCACTAACCTATCATAACCCACCCCCCAAAAGTGGTCAATTCGGCATCACAGGCGATTGCCGCTTGACCGCTGGGCGTTTTCGGGTCGGCCCAGTAAACTTCTTGCCATGGCAATCACAAGTCATGTTATCGTTCTGTTAGCGAAGATGTTCAGCGGTTTCACCGTGCGGTGGATCGACTGCCAACCGGATACCTGCCAACGCATTTATTTCGCTAACCACACCAGCCATCTCGACGCGGTCGTGTTATGGTCCGCGTTGCCGCGCGAAATCCGAGCGGTTACCCGCCCCGTGGCCGCCAAAGATTACTGGTCCACTGGATGGGTCAAACCGCATATGGCCAAAGCGT
The nucleotide sequence above comes from Novipirellula caenicola. Encoded proteins:
- a CDS encoding ion transporter; the protein is MATSPSDPMTPRPAKRTELKTLRRRLIQRPESPPWRQTMYDIIFEADTPAGRWFDIGLLIAILASVLFVALETVPDFRQPGYEQLLNTFTAAEWFLTFLFTIEYIMRLLCSRHPLRYAFSFWGIIDLLSVVPSYLTFVIGSSSRSLLTLRSIRLLRVFRVLKLWRMMNEADELSYAIWSARNKIVVFLAVVLVAVTISGALMYHVETLLFNVDEVTHVNPDSHFTSIPQSMYWAIVTMTTVGYGDVVPKTSIGKIISAVLILLGYSLIIVPSGFVSAELVGLRSEENQNREQHPCSVCEVTSHLKDAKYCYRCGNLLQ
- a CDS encoding MBL fold metallo-hydrolase, yielding MEVITLQSGSNGNCVYVKADGVQLLFDAGISGTQAEKRLAAHGKDIRDIDALIISHEHSDHIRCMGVFQRKFGLPIHVSTPTLKATQKKAKIGRVDEIHHFDSGSTLAFGRVRVETLCTPHDACDSVAFVVDDGSSRLGILTDIGHVDGDLDDVVGTLDAVILESNYDPAMLHNGPYPEPLKNRIRGSRGHLSNEESADLLSRKASSRLQWACLGHLSEHNNRPDLVLQTHRKMIARDLRLHVADRYDAGAVLQVAATTDSANPQKPR
- a CDS encoding putative signal transducing protein → MTDHENPEVLTSVADDVEAAVIIAALESQNIKATATGGFTAGFRTETPGHVDVLVRHEDLKKARAVLSEIEHRPVDWSKVDVGDPVDE
- a CDS encoding EcsC family protein, with protein sequence MIRTHSDDDRPLPADVIAELREAKQTLEHHGLADRLTELVGTPITASMKMLPSVAEDTIHAAIDKSLAAALDVALRTLGHDTKDGKPKLLTHKLLAGISGAAGGAFGMATVAIELPVSTVLILRSIADIARSQGEDLTDVRTRLACLEVFAIDGGESDVDDKTEVGYFAVRAAMSKQVADASKYVLKFGVADTAAPPLVKLMGMIAKRFGVVVSEKIAAQAIPVIGAVGGALINSYFIDHYQDLARAHFTIRRLEREYGEAEIRAAYARL
- a CDS encoding protein kinase domain-containing protein — translated: MTKRDSVSLDVCILLLGVGFSTIELLDVYPFGFYAPIVLTVAIASRRSKLVFWAAMSIALLAIGSSLVMRGFDPRLSGPSYLALGCVVVLGLFRSWDSALPAERQDSGNGPRDPKHADRPYRNVAVKIGSSKVDYERSVAAPSSNGDKAAASTPTPASAPHAAEDPSLTKVISKSLLERIVLERLRCSERFSRSQLALVEKEIADAMAQESQMDWSINGLPRGAAIGEYIIDGLLSEGGAGQVYRATPVAGGDFVAVKVLRDIHLSERFRREMELVGKLAHPNIVVAYEVGEHDGMLYIVMEQLSGPDLSVFVRLNGPLRWQDSVDVILQAARALEHAHQRGLVHRDVKPGNLVRDGDQRIKVTDLGLAVLTADRDLKKAQDFRTGIDMVAGTLDFMAPEQARSLSSATPLSDIYSLGATWFYLLTGRSRVLGESANEKLTSLLVDKSFDPLPTEDLPDSLPAIFDRVVAYRPEDRYQSMSDVIAALELLRPSDATALANHAVQVLVVEDNQDDLFLTVEMLRRMNKSIVVHKAFTLEHAIRERQLHESLDLVLLDLQLPDSSGVETVRQFRAAAPDVPIVVLTGQEDVQVGRECIEAGADNFASKNDLNAAFLERLIFITLSRCDRHEA